Genomic DNA from Niallia circulans:
CATTACTGTGCACAATGGTTTTGTTGTTGCTTTTCTTATCCTTTGTTTAACATTTTTGACAGAGCTGTTTATCGTCCGTAATTATGGCTTTGCGGCAATTTTCTTTACGGCATCTGCACTCATTATGGCCGAGTATTCCTCGCAAGTGTTTGACTATTCCTATTTTGCAGTTGTAAGAGTGACAGATATTCTGATAGGAAGTCTTATTGGACTTGCAGGAGTAGTGCTGATTGGCAGGAAATCTGCCTCTAATCTGTTAAATCATTTCATTGCTAAAACAATCCGCAGTCAAGGTCAACTCCTTGTAGCAATGTACTCTAATAACATGCCCATCCAAAATAAAGAACAGAATAAAATGCAGACAAATCTCAGCAACTTGGTGACTGTCTACCAATCGGCATTGGGAGAGTTGTTTGGGAATAGAGCAAGGCTGGAGGCATTATGGCCAGTCATCTTTTTCATTAAACAAATTAGTCATGAGTTGAATATAGGCATTAAATATGGACAGGAAAAGAAATTCCCTGAAAGCGAGCTTGCTCAATGGCTTTATGCAATGGAAATAATGGCTCTATCAATGGAGAATAATGTGTATTCTGAACGAAAGGAACTTCCCTTTGTGGAAGGCTTTTCTCATTTGCGCAATGAAGTTCTTAATCTGCAGAAGGGAATGGAGCAATTAGAGTAAAGAAAAAGCTGGCATTAGCCAGCTTTCATCATGTATTAAGGTTGATATAACAAAACATAGTCACCAGGTCCTGTTAAGGCAACACCGATTGCCACTGCAATTAAAACAAAATTGTATTCAAATCCACCCTCAGTCATCCAGTACCCATTTTTACCATGGACAGCGAAAATCGCATCAATCATGACGATAACAATCATTGCTGCACCTAACCATGTAAGTACACCGGAAGCAAACAGCAAACCGCCGATAAACTCGAATAATCCTGCTAAGATTGCCCATATTTTCGCTCCCTTTGCAAGACCGATTGTTTTCAGCCAATTGCCTGTTCCTTCAATTCCAGTCCCGCCAAACCAGCCAAAAAGCTTTTGGGCTCCATGTCCAACAAAGGTCAAACCCACTACAAGGCGAATAATCAAAAGCCCGCTATTTATCATTACGATATTATGAGCCATGCTAATACCTTCTTCCAATATTTGTTTTGAGTAAAAAGTTTTTTTGCCTATTATATGGACAAAAAGTTCAATTTATACAAGCAGTTTCCTGCGAAATCATTATTCTTCAAATGATTTCTGTAATTGTATTTAAGAACAATCCATTTGCATTTTTACCCAGTGCAGAAAATATAAAACTAATACTTTCCACTATTTAAGCTATGTGTAATAATCAGTTGTTATTATACGCATTTCTTTTTTTGAAAGTAAATAAGAATAGTCGGAAATAGATATATTTTACTAATATATTGTTATAGAACACAGTCTTCTATAACAATATATTTTACTAATATATTGTTATAGAAGACTGTGTTCTATGGCGTCCCTTTTTAAAAAAAATAGGCATACTTCGTGTTTTACGGGGTAAAGAGACAAAACAGTAATTTTGTTAGAATGGAGGCACTAATAATGAATACAGAAAAATTAGCAGGAAAACTAGTGAAAGGCATTGCACCTAACATTGATGCTAAAGACTTGTTAAATGATAAAAGAAAGGTATTCCTTTTCGGCTCGCCAAGCTACACAAATATCGGTGACCAAGCAATAGCATATGCAGAGGAAAAATTTATAAAAAATCATTTTCCATATTATGAATATATTGAAATTATGGATTACGCGACAGAGGAAGGAATAGAGCTTGTAAAAGAGATAATAAAAGAAGATGATATTGTCTGCTTTACAGGCGGTGGTAATCTCGGCAGCCTGTATTTGGAGATTGAAGAGGACAGACGAAAGGTGTTTGAGGTTTTCAAGGATTACAAAACGATTTCTCTTCCTCAGTCTGTTTACTTTGAAGATACGGAAGAAGGCAACTTGGAAAAACAGAAGTCACAGGATGCTTATCATAAAAACCGCCATTTAACCATTGCGGCGAGAGAATCGCAAACTCTCGAGGTTGTGAAGGATACCTTTAACTCTAATGTCATCTATACTCCAGATATGGTTCTTTCCCTTGATATTGTTCCTAAAGAGTTGAAAAGGGATGGTGTGCTGTTTATATTGAGGGCAGACAAAGAAAAGGTGACAGATGAAGATTTCATTACCGATTTAATGAAGTGGGCTGAAAGGATAGGGCCTGTTAACCGAACAGATACAGTACTTTCAGAAGTTGACACTATTGATTATGATGAACGAGAAAAATACTTTTTAGAAATGCTCGAAAAAATCGGTTCAAGCAAAATAGTCATAACAGACCGTTTGCATGCGATGGTGTTTTCCATTATTACAAATACCCCTTGCCTTGTGTTTGGGAATAGTTATGGCAAAGCAAAACACTCCTATACAGATTGGCTGGATGAGCTTAACTTCATTGAATATACGGATACACAGGATATCAGCGAGTTAGAAAGATTAGTGGAAAAGCTTATGAAGGCAGAGCCGAACCGCGTCCATTTGGCAGAGGATTTTCAGCCTTTAAAGGACTTCTTCAAAAATTAAACCAGATGGAAAAAGACTGTCAGAGGACAGTCTTTTTTCCGTCTAAAAGCTTGAAGTAATGAAATGAAGTGGAACTTAGTTCATGAAGAAAGCCTTCAGCTTGAAATAACAGTATAATAAGTGTACAGAAGCAAACATTAGTAAGGATTAATCACATGTTAGAAAAGGGGATACTATGACAAAAAGCAATGAAGCTGGATGGAATTTAGACAATAGCTATGCTCAGCTCCCAGAAAAGTTTTTTACGAGAACAATGCCCACATCGGCAGCTGCACCCAAGGTAGTCTTGTTTAATCAAGAGCTTGCCAAAGACTTAGGTTTAAATGCTCAGCTTCTTCAAGAGGAAGCGAGTGCAGGAGTTTTTGCAGGGAATGATTGTCCACAAGGGGCGGATCCTCTTGCTCAGGCATATGCTGGCCATCAGTTTGGTTACTTCAACAGACTCGGTGATGGGCGTGCAATTCTGCTAGGAGAGCAAATTACCCCAGCTGGAGAACGAATTGATGTCCAGCTGAAAGGGGCAGGACGGACACCCTATTCCCGCGGCGGAGATGGTCGCGCAGCACTTGGACCGATGCTACGGGAGTATATTATCAGTGAAGCAATGCATGCCCTCCAGATTCCTACTACAAGAAGCTTGGCCATTACTTTGACAGGTGAGGACATCCTCCGTGAAACAAGGCTCCCAGGTGCAGTTTTGACAAGAACAGCTGCGAGTCACCTTCGTGTCGGAACTTTCCAGTTTGCAGCACAATGGGGAAGCAATGAGGAGCTTAAAGCTCTTGCTGACTATACGATAATGCGTCACTATCCACAATTAGAAAAAGAAGAGAACCGCTATCTCTCACTGCTTGAGGAAGTGATAAAAACACAGGCTGAGCTTATCTCCAAATGGCAGCTTGTCGGCTTTATCCATGGTGTCATGAACACAGATAACATGACGATCAGCGGGGAAACAATTGACTATGGTCCTTGTGCTTTTATGGATGTGTATAGCCCAAATACAGTATTTAGCTCAATCGATACGGAAGGGCGTTATGCGTACGGTAACCAGCCTGTAATTGGTGGCTGGAACTTAGCTCGTTTAGCAGAGAGTTTGCTACTGTTAATTCATGATGAGGATGAAACAGCACTCGAATTAGCTCAAGAGAAAATTTCAGGATATATGAACTTATATAAAGAAAATTGGCTAAATGGTATGCGAAAGAAGCTCGGGCTTTTTCATGCAGAACAAGAGGACGAAGATCTAATCAATAAACTGCTGCTGTTGATGGAGAAGTACCAAGCAGATTATACGAATACTTTTCTAGCCCTTACCTTCACGAAAACAGATAATAACGCATTGTTTGCAAGCAAAGAGTTTGAAGAGTGGCATAAGCTTTGGCAGGATAGACTTGGCAGGCAGACGGAAACAAAAGCTCAAGTGAAAGAGCAGATGAGGAAAGTAAATCCTGCTGTTATACCAAGGAATCATCGAGTTGAGGAGGCATTAGAGGCTGCGGTCGAGCATGGCGATTACACAGTAATGGAGAAGCTGCTTGACGTCTTATCCCAGCCATATGCTCATACAGCAGAGCAGGTAGAATATGCACAGCTTCCGATTGACAATGGACCATATCGAACATTCTGCGGCACTTAAGCACTGTATTGTCTTGCATAAACATAAGGATGCTGCCTATAATGATGGCAGCATTACTTATTTAAGTGAAAACTGGTTGTTTCCATATATAAGGAGTATAAAACTGTGACTAAAACAATTACGGAGAAATTAAACCTGCATAAATATGAACATAAAACAGTACTTTATATGCCGGAAAACGGTCCATATGTGGAAGAGTTTAAAGGCTATGAAACAAAGCTTGTTTCTGGAGAAATGTATGATTTAATTTTTGCATTTGTCCTCGACATGGAAGCAATGAAGCGTATCGTGAGCGAAGTGATAGAGGGATGCTACATAAATAAAGGGGGCTATCTCTATCTCGCATATCCTAAAAAAGGGAATAAGGTTTACACCACCTTCATTCACCGTGATGAGCTTATGGATGGGCTTGAGGCAGATAAGGATGGCTTTATCGGTTGCAGCAATCTTAAATTTAGCAGAATGGTTGGCATGGACGAAATATTTACTGTAGTTGGACTTAAGGAAGACTCTAAAGGAAAAACTAAGCCAAATAACAAGGTTAGCCAGTCTGTCGGTGACTATCTGGAGCATATCCCGCAAATAGAAAATGACTTGGCAAATGATGTTGACCTTCTTTCCTTTTATCAATCATTAACGCCGGGCTATCAAAGGGACTGGGCCCGTTATGTATATAGTGCTAAGCAAGAAGCCACAAAGGAAAAAAGGCGGCAAGAAATGAAAGTAATTCTTAAAGCAGGCTTTAAAAGCCGTGACCTGTATCGCCGGGAGCAAAACTGATAAAGTAACACTGTCAGCAAGGACTAAGTAGTGGTAACTAATGCCATCAGCCTTTATTTGTAAAAAAACACAACTAAATTATCTTGGTGATCTATTGTAGCAAGCAGTATGTCTGCTACTTCTGCTTGGTATTGTGCTTGCAATTCTGATCTCACCCAATCCTCCTGCTTATGGAGACGCTCTAGTTCTTTTATATCAATCCTTCCATCCTTTATTATTGTGGTCGGCAATTCAAAAGGAGCGGTTTTGAGTTGGAGTGAAGATGGGGTGACAGGAGCAAACTTTGTTTCAAGGAACACAGAAATACTTCCGTCTGGCTCCCATGTGGCTAATGCCACCTTTTTAATATTATCCACTTGCTTACCCCGCAGTTCTCCAAGAAGGATATCAATAGAGATTCTGGCTCTCTTAAGACCATCATAAAGTATAGCACCGTTTTGAACGACGGTTATTGGGTCCTCGTTAATGACCTTCTGGAGCCAACGCCATTTTAACATCAGTTTTATTCCGCTAATATAGAGAACAACAAGAACTGAGGTTGTCAGCATGGAGCCTTTTAGGCCAAGCTTTTCCTCTGAAAGGGGATGAGCGATAACGTTTCCAATTACTAATGCTATTACAAAATCCAGCATCCGTAATTGGGAAATGGACCGATGGCCTAATAGCTTTCCGACGATAATTAAGAAAAAAAAGGCAATAATAGCTCGAAGTATCCATTCAATTGCAGTTAGTGATTCTTGGCCTTGATGAAAATCCATGGAATTGCCCCCCCTCTGTGTGATCGGCTTAGTTTATCACCGAAGCAGTATTCATAATCATTAATGTTAAAAATATGCTGCTGTAATAGTTGCCGCAGGAGAAGTATAATTAAGGGCAATCTATTCTTTGTAAGAAAAAATGAAACTAATAGGAGAAAGAAATGCTTATTGGCAATAAAATTTTCAGTAAATTCCCATCTAACCGGGTTGTAATAACATTAATTGCAGTACTTACCACAATTGCCAGTGAAATAAAGGTTGTTCCCTTTGATGGAGAAGCTTTTCGTTTCGGTTTGGGCGGCATTACTTTTTTTATGCTGATATTGATATGGCCTCCAAAAACGATATGGAAGGCAGGAGTCATTACTGCAAGTACAATTGTTATCATTAGAACATTAGAGGATATGATTTTGCGAAATGGCGAATTTTTACCAAGCTTTATCAGCCATTTTCCTGCTTTTCTTTTTTACCTTATCTATGCACTTGGTTTTCATATCATCAAAGTGGAAAGATATAAATCATCACCATTTCATTTAGGAGCATGGGCATTTCTATTTGAATTTTTAGGGAATGCGGCAGAGCAGCTGCTGCGTTATGAAATCGAAGAAAATATAAATATTGATTTTTGGAGCTGGGCCCTTATGAGTGCAGTAGCTTTATTCCGCAGCTTCTTTGTTGCTGGTCTTTATGCATCTATAACTGTATCAGAACAGAGGAAGCGAGTGGAGGAAATGCTTGGCGTGGGATCTGAATTATATGCAGAAGCACTCTATTTACAGAAATCAATGAATCATATCGAAAAAATAACAGCCTCAAGCTATGACTTATATCAAAAATTGAAGAAAAGAGAAGAGCTGTCATTAAGCATGCAAGCACTCAAAATTGCCCAGGAAATTCATGAAGTCAAAAAAGACTCTCAACGGGTTTTAGCGGGGATTTCCAAAATTACGTCTCAAAAGAAGGAAAACAGCTTAACACTTTCTGAGATATTGAGACTGGTTATTGTAGCAAATGAAAAGTATGGGGAATATTTAAAGAAAACAATTTCCTTCCAATTGAAGCTCAGTTCAGATTATGAGACAGAAAAGCATATCCCTGTGTTGGCCCTTTTAAATAATTTAACTGCAAATGCTGTAGAATCTATTGAAGGTAAGGGGATCATAAAAATAAGTTTATTAGAAATAAGCGAAAAAACCTGCTTTGTTGTGGAAGATACAGGCTCAGGCATAAAAGAAGAGGACGTGCCGATCCTGTTTGAACCAGGGTATACGACGAAGTTTAATGATAAAGGTGTTGCCGCTACTGGTATCGGTTTATCTCATGTTAAAGAAATTGTTCAGCAACTGGATGGAAGCATAGAAGTAGAAACACCGAAAGCAGGCGCAATTTTCCGGATTTCTATACCAACGGAACAATTAAGAAAGTGAGTTGATAATTCTGCGTTATTATATTGTAGATGATGACAAGGCGAGCAGAACGATGTTAAAGAATATTATAGAGGAAGAAGACCTTGGCGTTGCTATTGGAGAGGCTGATAATGGAAAGGAATGCTTATCAGCGATAATGACAATGCACCCTGATGTTGTTTTAATAGATTTGCTTATGCCAGAAATGGACGGAATAGAAACGATAGATTTGTTAAAACGGGAAGGCTATGAAGGCCAATTTGTGATGATATCGCAAATTGTGAACAAAGAGATGGTTGGAGAGGCATATAAAAAAGGAGTAGAGTTTTTTATCCATAAGCCAATCAATCGGATTGAAGTGCAAAGTATTCTAAAAAAAATAGTTGAACAGTGCAGACTGAAGGAATCGCTGCTGACAATTCAGGAGTCGCTTGCAAACATTGGACTTGCAAACAATACATTGCAAAAGCCGCAAAGTGTTAAGCAGATTGTGTTATCAACCCTTAACTATATGGGGATTATCGGCGAAGCAGGCAGTGATGATATTATTTCCATCATTGAATATTTAGTAAACGAACGAGGTCATTCGCCGCAACTGCCACCTTTAAAGGAATTATATGAAAAGCTTGCTGGACGGAGCGGAGCGTCTTTAGCGGATGTCAAAAAAGAAACAAAGGCAATTGAGCAGCGCATTCGCAGGACGATTCTGACTGCCATTAATAACCTCGCATCATTAGGTGCTATTGACTATACTAATCCAGAGTTTGAATATTATGCTCCTCGCTACTTTGATTTTCAGGAAATAAGAACTCATATGATTCATATCCAAGAGGGCAGAGGAGACACGGCAAAGGTGAAAGTTAATATTAAAAAATTCCTTCAAGTACTCTATCTAGAAACTTTAGAAAAATATAATAAAACACACTAGAATAATTTAAAATTTTAAAAATTTAGACATATTAAAAAACAATTAAATTTAGGATTTTGTCGGATTCTATAAGTAGCCTGTAAACTGTGTTATATCCTGACTGATGACGTTAAGGTTTAACACAAAAGAGGTGAAAATAATGAAGAAAAAGTTTAAGTTTACTTTAGCCTACCAGATTCTTGTTGGTTTGGTGCTGGGGATCATTGTTGGAGCAGTATTTTACGGGAATCCTGGTGTAGAGAAATATTTACAGCCAATCGGGACTGTCTTTCTTAACATGATCAAAATGATTGTTGTACCGATCATTATCTCTACATTAGTGATAGGGGTTGCCGGCACTGGTGACCTGAAGAAGCTAGGAAAGCTTGGCGGAAAATCCTTACTGTACTTTGAAATTGTCACAACAATTGCCATTATCGTAGGTTTGCTGGCGGCAAATATCTTCCAACCAGGTAATGGTGTTGATATGTCTTCACTAGCAAAAGGTAATATCGACCAATATGTGGAGACAACGAAGGAAGTTGAAAGCCATGGAATGTTGGATATTCTTGTGAGCATCGTTCCAAGCAATATATTCCAAGCGATGGCAAATGCTGATATGCTTGCGGTTATCTTCTTCTCAGTCATTTTTGGCTTGGGTGTCGCTGCGATTGGTGATAAAGGAAAACCTGTGCTTGCCTTCTTTGAAGGTGTTGCAGACGCAATGTTCTGGGTAACAAATCTTATCATGAGATTTGCTCCATTTGGAGTATTTGCCCTTATTGGTGTTACTGTATCCAAATTCGGTATTCAGTCATTACTGCCACTCGGAAAACTAATGATTCTTGTTTATGCGACAATGATTTTCTTTATTCTAGTGGTGCTTGGCGGTATTGCAAAACTAGTTGGTATTAATATTTTCCACCTTATGAAAGTATTAAAGGAAGAAATGCTTCTGGCTTATACTACATCAAGCTCAGAAAGTGTTTTGCCAAAAGTAATTGAAAAGATGGAAAAGTTTGGGTGTCCAAAAGATATTGTATCATTTGTCGTTCCAACAGGCTATTCCTTTAATCTCGATGGGTCTACCTTGTATCAGGCACTGGCAGCTTTGTTTATTGCCCAAATGTACGGCATTGAGTTAAGTATTACAACACAGATAACGTTAGTGCTTGTGTTAATGGTTACTTCAAAAGGTATCGCAGGTGTACCAGGGGTATCATTTGTTGTTCTGCTTGCGACTTTAGGTACTGTCGGCATTCCTCTAGAAGGCTTGGCATTTATTGCCGGAATTGACAGACTGCTTGATATGGCTCGTACTGTTGTTAATGTTGTTGGTAACTCTTTGGCAGCAGTTGTTATGTCCAAGTGGGAAGGACGTTTTGATACAGCGAAAAAAGACAAGTATTATGCTACTTTTAAAAAGACTGCATAAGGATAATGTAGAAAAACTGGTCTCCTTTATAAAAAGGAGGCCAGTTTTTTTATACATTATGCTTTTTCTGCGTTACCTGCAGCAGTCAAGCTTGTTTCCTTGTCTTCCCAAACCTCTTTTGCAATATCCGCGATAAATTTCAATTTTTCCCATTGTTGCTCTTCTGTCAGTTCATTGCCATGATGGGTTGAAGCGAAGCCGCACTGCGGGCTTAGGCAAAGCTGATCATGGGAAATGTATTGGGAGGCTTCCTTAATGCGTGCTTTAATAGCCTCTTTATCTTCCAATTCTCCTGTTTTAGATGTGACAAGACCAAGAACGACCTTTGCTCCATCGTTTGGAATGTGGCTTAAAGGCTGGAATGTACCTGAACGCTCGTCATCATATTCGAGGAAGAAGCCATCAACCTTTTCTTTTGCAAGTAATGTTGGTGCAATAATGTCATAGCTGCCAGAAAAAGCATGGTCTGAGCGGTAGTTACCACGGCATAAATGCGTTGTTACAGATAAATCCTCTGGTTTGCCTTCAAGTATCTCATTGATGACACGAAGGGCAAGCTCAATCAGGACTTCCCTTGAGTATTCACCGTCATTGAATGGAATATCTGGTGAGGACAGACCAGCAATATAGACATCATCGAGCTGAAGATAACGAACACCAGCATTATAAAAGGCTTGGATGGCATCACGATATGTTTGGATAATATCCTTCGTGAATTCCTCAAGTTCTGGATATGTTTCTTTGTCACGAATACCGATATTAAATAGCTGATTAGGGCTAGGAATCGTTTGCTTCGCTACAGCACGGCCATCAACTAGCTTATTAAAAAGCACGAAATCTTTAATTTGCGGATGGTCAGGGTTGAAAGAAATTTTACCTTTGTTACGGACTGTGTAACGCTCTGTTTCCCCTTTGCTGAAAGGATAGCCTTTATCTGGTACGAAACCCTCTATCCCATTAAGCTGCTCTAGGAAATCAGTATGCCAAAATCTGCGGCGGAATTCTCCATCAGTTACTACATTTAAACCTGCCTCAATTTGCTTATTAATAATTCGCTCAATCTCTTTTGTTTCAATTTCGTACAAGGCATCAGCAGTGATTTTTCCTGCTTGAAAATCTGCTCTAGCTTGAAGTAGTGATTGCGGACGAAGTAAGCTTCCAACGTGATCTGCGCGGAATGGAATTTTATTTGACATATGAAAAACCCTCTCTCTTTATGATTAGTATTTTTAGTTAAATAAACATTAGTTTCGGTCTGGTAAAAACTATTTTTTAACTATGTATCCAGTAAAAAACCCCCTTCTTAATCATAAGAAGAGGGTTTAATGAACGAGTTCGGGTCTCTTCTTATCTTCAAGCATTGCTTTCTGGAATTAGCACAGTGTTAAAGTAACCTGTTGCTGAGGCTTCGAAGGGCCAGTCCCTCCACCTCTCTAGATAAGATAATTTTGCTATTCACTTTAAGTAGATTAACCAATTGCTAATCTTGTATATTAATTTAAACGCTAAGGGTTTATTTGTCAACTGAATTTTCAGAATTAATTTTAAAATAGTTTACAAAGCAAAAAAGGATGGGAAATTACTTCCTATGAATCAGTAATTGCAAAGAGCAAATGACTGCAGATGTTCCGCTGTTTTATATTCGATAAAAAATTTCCGGCTCAGATAAGTTGAGCGGGGTAGCTAGGAGCAATACTCTATCCAGGCAGAGTATAGAGTAGGAACAAATCTAACTGACTTTTACTCTGTGAATGCATATACAACACAGAAGAGACGAAAACAGCAGATG
This window encodes:
- a CDS encoding DoxX family protein; the protein is MINSGLLIIRLVVGLTFVGHGAQKLFGWFGGTGIEGTGNWLKTIGLAKGAKIWAILAGLFEFIGGLLFASGVLTWLGAAMIVIVMIDAIFAVHGKNGYWMTEGGFEYNFVLIAVAIGVALTGPGDYVLLYQP
- a CDS encoding polysaccharide pyruvyl transferase family protein, coding for MNTEKLAGKLVKGIAPNIDAKDLLNDKRKVFLFGSPSYTNIGDQAIAYAEEKFIKNHFPYYEYIEIMDYATEEGIELVKEIIKEDDIVCFTGGGNLGSLYLEIEEDRRKVFEVFKDYKTISLPQSVYFEDTEEGNLEKQKSQDAYHKNRHLTIAARESQTLEVVKDTFNSNVIYTPDMVLSLDIVPKELKRDGVLFILRADKEKVTDEDFITDLMKWAERIGPVNRTDTVLSEVDTIDYDEREKYFLEMLEKIGSSKIVITDRLHAMVFSIITNTPCLVFGNSYGKAKHSYTDWLDELNFIEYTDTQDISELERLVEKLMKAEPNRVHLAEDFQPLKDFFKN
- a CDS encoding protein adenylyltransferase SelO, producing the protein MTKSNEAGWNLDNSYAQLPEKFFTRTMPTSAAAPKVVLFNQELAKDLGLNAQLLQEEASAGVFAGNDCPQGADPLAQAYAGHQFGYFNRLGDGRAILLGEQITPAGERIDVQLKGAGRTPYSRGGDGRAALGPMLREYIISEAMHALQIPTTRSLAITLTGEDILRETRLPGAVLTRTAASHLRVGTFQFAAQWGSNEELKALADYTIMRHYPQLEKEENRYLSLLEEVIKTQAELISKWQLVGFIHGVMNTDNMTISGETIDYGPCAFMDVYSPNTVFSSIDTEGRYAYGNQPVIGGWNLARLAESLLLLIHDEDETALELAQEKISGYMNLYKENWLNGMRKKLGLFHAEQEDEDLINKLLLLMEKYQADYTNTFLALTFTKTDNNALFASKEFEEWHKLWQDRLGRQTETKAQVKEQMRKVNPAVIPRNHRVEEALEAAVEHGDYTVMEKLLDVLSQPYAHTAEQVEYAQLPIDNGPYRTFCGT
- a CDS encoding YdeI/OmpD-associated family protein; translation: MTKTITEKLNLHKYEHKTVLYMPENGPYVEEFKGYETKLVSGEMYDLIFAFVLDMEAMKRIVSEVIEGCYINKGGYLYLAYPKKGNKVYTTFIHRDELMDGLEADKDGFIGCSNLKFSRMVGMDEIFTVVGLKEDSKGKTKPNNKVSQSVGDYLEHIPQIENDLANDVDLLSFYQSLTPGYQRDWARYVYSAKQEATKEKRRQEMKVILKAGFKSRDLYRREQN
- a CDS encoding DUF421 domain-containing protein yields the protein MDFHQGQESLTAIEWILRAIIAFFFLIIVGKLLGHRSISQLRMLDFVIALVIGNVIAHPLSEEKLGLKGSMLTTSVLVVLYISGIKLMLKWRWLQKVINEDPITVVQNGAILYDGLKRARISIDILLGELRGKQVDNIKKVALATWEPDGSISVFLETKFAPVTPSSLQLKTAPFELPTTIIKDGRIDIKELERLHKQEDWVRSELQAQYQAEVADILLATIDHQDNLVVFFYK
- a CDS encoding ATP-binding protein; its protein translation is MLIGNKIFSKFPSNRVVITLIAVLTTIASEIKVVPFDGEAFRFGLGGITFFMLILIWPPKTIWKAGVITASTIVIIRTLEDMILRNGEFLPSFISHFPAFLFYLIYALGFHIIKVERYKSSPFHLGAWAFLFEFLGNAAEQLLRYEIEENINIDFWSWALMSAVALFRSFFVAGLYASITVSEQRKRVEEMLGVGSELYAEALYLQKSMNHIEKITASSYDLYQKLKKREELSLSMQALKIAQEIHEVKKDSQRVLAGISKITSQKKENSLTLSEILRLVIVANEKYGEYLKKTISFQLKLSSDYETEKHIPVLALLNNLTANAVESIEGKGIIKISLLEISEKTCFVVEDTGSGIKEEDVPILFEPGYTTKFNDKGVAATGIGLSHVKEIVQQLDGSIEVETPKAGAIFRISIPTEQLRK
- a CDS encoding response regulator; its protein translation is MRYYIVDDDKASRTMLKNIIEEEDLGVAIGEADNGKECLSAIMTMHPDVVLIDLLMPEMDGIETIDLLKREGYEGQFVMISQIVNKEMVGEAYKKGVEFFIHKPINRIEVQSILKKIVEQCRLKESLLTIQESLANIGLANNTLQKPQSVKQIVLSTLNYMGIIGEAGSDDIISIIEYLVNERGHSPQLPPLKELYEKLAGRSGASLADVKKETKAIEQRIRRTILTAINNLASLGAIDYTNPEFEYYAPRYFDFQEIRTHMIHIQEGRGDTAKVKVNIKKFLQVLYLETLEKYNKTH
- a CDS encoding cation:dicarboxylate symporter family transporter; amino-acid sequence: MKKKFKFTLAYQILVGLVLGIIVGAVFYGNPGVEKYLQPIGTVFLNMIKMIVVPIIISTLVIGVAGTGDLKKLGKLGGKSLLYFEIVTTIAIIVGLLAANIFQPGNGVDMSSLAKGNIDQYVETTKEVESHGMLDILVSIVPSNIFQAMANADMLAVIFFSVIFGLGVAAIGDKGKPVLAFFEGVADAMFWVTNLIMRFAPFGVFALIGVTVSKFGIQSLLPLGKLMILVYATMIFFILVVLGGIAKLVGINIFHLMKVLKEEMLLAYTTSSSESVLPKVIEKMEKFGCPKDIVSFVVPTGYSFNLDGSTLYQALAALFIAQMYGIELSITTQITLVLVLMVTSKGIAGVPGVSFVVLLATLGTVGIPLEGLAFIAGIDRLLDMARTVVNVVGNSLAAVVMSKWEGRFDTAKKDKYYATFKKTA
- a CDS encoding 5-methyltetrahydropteroyltriglutamate--homocysteine S-methyltransferase; this encodes MSNKIPFRADHVGSLLRPQSLLQARADFQAGKITADALYEIETKEIERIINKQIEAGLNVVTDGEFRRRFWHTDFLEQLNGIEGFVPDKGYPFSKGETERYTVRNKGKISFNPDHPQIKDFVLFNKLVDGRAVAKQTIPSPNQLFNIGIRDKETYPELEEFTKDIIQTYRDAIQAFYNAGVRYLQLDDVYIAGLSSPDIPFNDGEYSREVLIELALRVINEILEGKPEDLSVTTHLCRGNYRSDHAFSGSYDIIAPTLLAKEKVDGFFLEYDDERSGTFQPLSHIPNDGAKVVLGLVTSKTGELEDKEAIKARIKEASQYISHDQLCLSPQCGFASTHHGNELTEEQQWEKLKFIADIAKEVWEDKETSLTAAGNAEKA